A single window of Selenomonadales bacterium DNA harbors:
- the coaD gene encoding pantetheine-phosphate adenylyltransferase → LFDTLIIAVFCNPNKKPLFTMEERVEMLKEATAHIPNIRIDAFSGLLADYVREQGACAIVRGLRTATDFEYEMQRDLFMQHAASDIETVYLMAGGAYSFVSSSGIKEMAKFHGPIKGLVPVNVEQRIIEKYKNA, encoded by the coding sequence AGCTGTTTGATACACTTATCATTGCTGTTTTTTGTAATCCGAATAAAAAACCTCTTTTTACGATGGAAGAGAGGGTAGAGATGCTCAAAGAAGCAACGGCACATATTCCGAATATTCGTATCGACGCATTTTCGGGACTGTTGGCAGACTATGTGAGAGAACAAGGTGCTTGTGCGATCGTGCGCGGATTGCGCACGGCGACCGATTTTGAATATGAGATGCAGCGTGATCTTTTTATGCAGCATGCTGCAAGCGATATCGAAACAGTCTATTTGATGGCTGGCGGCGCATATTCGTTCGTTAGTTCGTCCGGAATTAAGGAAATGGCGAAATTTCATGGACCAATAAAAGGACTTGTGCCTGTTAATGTAGAACAAAGAATAATAGAAAAATATAAAAATGCTTAA
- a CDS encoding ATPase — MAIEEILDEIENLVAASSRFPLSNKRVIQEDALIRLVDDVRRSLPQVLQDAARVMKDKEKILDDARKEGEKLKEQARVYAVTLVEEHAIVKQAEKRAEEIDAEARRVAHEMEMSMANYADTVLDRVETNLQKALQVVQQTHADFRQKYSEK; from the coding sequence ATGGCAATAGAAGAGATCTTGGACGAAATAGAGAATCTGGTAGCGGCCAGTTCTCGTTTTCCGTTGAGCAATAAAAGAGTGATTCAAGAAGATGCGTTGATTCGTCTGGTAGATGATGTGCGCAGATCGTTGCCGCAAGTATTGCAGGATGCGGCACGTGTTATGAAGGATAAAGAAAAGATACTTGATGATGCAAGAAAAGAAGGCGAAAAATTAAAAGAGCAAGCACGTGTCTATGCGGTTACTTTAGTTGAAGAACATGCTATTGTGAAGCAGGCTGAAAAAAGAGCCGAAGAGATCGATGCAGAAGCTCGTCGTGTAGCGCACGAAATGGAAATGAGCATGGCGAACTATGCAGATACTGTGCTTGATCGTGTGGAAACCAACTTGCAGAAGGCTTTGCAGGTCGTG